Proteins found in one Mus pahari unplaced genomic scaffold, PAHARI_EIJ_v1.1 scaffold_5406_1, whole genome shotgun sequence genomic segment:
- the LOC110315018 gene encoding olfactory receptor 7G2-like, producing the protein MESTNQTDAIEFLLLGLSDDPELQPILFGLFLFMYLVTFLGNLIITLTISAESHLHTPMYFFLSNLSVADICISSTTVPKMLLNIQTQDHRITYSDCVTQASFVLLFAGLENCLLAAMAYDRYVAICHPLRYTVIMNSCFCSILIVVSLAISAVNALLLSLMVLHLNFCTEVEIPHFFCELAQIIKLACSDALINNILIYISAFMFGGIPFFGIFLSYTEIVSSVLKIPSRQGRYKAFSTCGSHLSVVSLFYGTGLGVYISSAVTESPRKTAVASVMYSIVTQMLNPFIYSLRNSDMKEALRKHVGRIASIV; encoded by the coding sequence ATGGAATCTACCAATCAAACAGATGCAATAGAATTTCTGCTCTTGGGCCTTTCAGATGATCCAGAGTTGCAGCCCATTCTTTTCGGACTGTTCCTGTTTATGTACTTGGTCACATTTCTGGGGAACCTAATTATAACCCTGACCATCAGTGCAGAGTCCCATCTCCATACccccatgtacttttttctctCCAATCTATCCGTGGCTGATATCTGTATAAGCTCAACTACAGTCCCAAAGATGCTCTTGAACATCCaaacacaggatcacagaataaCTTACTCAGACTGCGTAACTCAGGCTAGCTTTGTCTTGCTTTTTGCTGGATTAGAAAATTGCTTGCTTGCAgcaatggcctatgaccgctatgtggccatttgCCACCCTCTGAGGTACACAGTTATCATGAACTCATGCTTCTGTAGTATACTTATTGTAGTATCCTTGGCTATTAGTGCTGTCAATGCACTACTGCTCAGTCTCATGGTGCTGCATCTGAATTTCTGCACAGAAGTTGAAATCCCACACTTCTTCTGTGAACTTGCTCAGATCATAAAGCTTGCCTGCTCAGATGCtctcataaataatattttgatttatatcTCAGCTTTCATGTTTGGTGGTATTCCTTTCTTCggaatatttctttcttatactGAAATTGTCTCCTCTGTTTTGAAAATTCCATCAAGGCAAGGAAGATATAAAGCATTTTCCACGTGTGGCTCTCACCTGTCAGTAGTTTCCTTGTTTTATGGGACAGGCTTAGGAGTGTACATTAGCTCTGCTGTTACTGAATCTCCCAGGAAGACAGCAGTTGCTTCAGTGATGTACTCTATTGTCACTCAGATGCTGAACCCTTttatctacagcctgaggaacagcGACATGAAAGAAGCTTTGAGGAAACATGTTGGAAGGATAGCTTCCATTGTATAA